Genomic window (Candidatus Chlorobium masyuteum):
GATAAGCATCACCGGCCACCATGCGTTCTGCCCATTGCGAAGCACAGCACGGTGAGTCTGGATAATGCAGCTGCCGTGCAGATCATTCTGCAGACACTCTTCAGCTTCATCAAATACGGTCAGATAATCAAGGTGCTTGGGGCGCTCGGGGTGGAAGGAGAGTTGATACTTTTCGTATTCTGTCAGTTGTTCAATACTCTCGTGGGAGTAGTTGAATCCCTCTTTTTTCTCGAAAGGCAGATAAAAATGTTTCACTGGGTACTATCGGCTTTATCGCAATTATTTAGTGACCTTTCTCGGCAAATTCAAGCAGAACACGATTTGTCTCCTTTGGATGCAGAAAGAGGATTTTTTTTCCACCGGCACCCTCTTTCGGCTCCGAGAGCGGAGTAATATTAACGGTTTTAAGTCGTTCACTCTCCTTTACGATATCATCGGTTGCAAGTGCGATATGGTGCAGCCCGTCACCGTTTTTCAGCAGAAATTTAGCAATGGCACCCTCGCTGTTCATCGGTTCGAGCAGCTCGATTTTACTTTCGCCGACAGGTATAAATGCCACCCTGACGTTTTCGGAGGGTACCTCCTCAATGGTGACACTCTTCGGGTCACACCCGAGAACGTTCAGGAACGTTTCGAGTGAGACCTCAAGATTTTGAACGGCGATGGCAATGTGGTCGATCTTTTTGATCATGCGTCCATGGTAACCGGTTTGCTGTTTACGGCGTAACCTATTGTCTGTAGTCCGACCCTGATCTCATCAAGAATGACCGGATCGTCAATGGTTGCCGGCATGGTGTACTCCTCGCTGTTGGCAATTTTGCGCATGGTGCTGCGAAGAATCTTGCCGGAGCGGGTTTTCGGGAGCCGGTTGACGATAATGGCACTCTTGAACGAGGCGACAGGTCCGATATTCTCCCTCACATATTCAATAACGTGCTTGATGATCTGGTTGTGCGGGGTATCGACATTGAGTTTCAGTACCAGGAAGCCGAGCGGTACCTGTCCTTTCAGATCGTCATGAACGCCGATAACCGCGCTCTCCGCAACATCCGGATGCTCGCACAGTGCCCCTTCAATGGCACCGGTAGAGAGCCTGTGGCCGGCAACATTGATGACATCATCCGTGCGCGACATGATATGAATGTAGCCGTCTTCATCAATAAATCCGGCATCACTGGTCTGATAGAAGCCGGGGAACTCCTTCATATAGGTTTCCACAAACCGGTTGTCCGCTTTCCAGAGCGTCAGCATGGTGCCGGGAGGAAGCGGGAGCTTGATGACGATATCTCCCATCTGTCCGGGCTGAAGCTGTTCAAGATCGGCGTTGACCACCTGAACGTTGTAGCCGGGCACCGCTCTTGAAGCCGAGCCGTACTTTATCGGGCCGGGTTCAATTCCCTGGCAGTTGGCGGCAATGGCCCAGCCGGTCTCTGTCTGCCACCAGTGGTCAATAACCGGAACCTGCAGCATTTTTTCAGCCCATTTGACGGTATCGGGATCAGCCCGTTCTCCGGCCAGGAAGAGGGCCCGGAAGTTCGAAAGATCATAGTTCTTGATATAGTGACCGTTCGGATCCTCTTTTTTTATAGCCCGGAATGCTGTCGGGGCGGTAAAGAGCACCGAAACGTTGTGTTCACTGATGATTCTCCAGAAGGTGCCGGGATCGGGAGTGCCGACCGGTTTGCCTTCAAAGATGAGTGAGGTGCAGCCCTGAAGGAGGGGAGCGTAGACAATATAGGAGTGACCTACAACCCATCCCACATCACTTGCGGCCCAGAACACTTCGCCGGGTTCTACGTTATAGACATTTTTCCTTGACCACTGCAGGGCAACCATATGGCCGCCGTGATCGCGAACAATGCCCTTCGGCTGGCCGGTGGTTCCTGAGGTATAGAGAATGTAGAGGGGATCGGAAGATTCAACGGGTACACACTGTGCAGGTTCTGCGCCGAGAAGGGACTGGTTCCAGGTAAGGTCGCGCTCTTCATTCAGTTCGGCTTTTAACTGATCACGCTGTTTGATGATACAGATTTCAGGCTTGAAGTGGGCCAGTTCAATGGCAAAGTCGAGCAGCCGTTTGTAGTCAATGATCTTGTTATGTTCGATACCGCATGATGCTGAAATGATCACCTTTGGTTTGCAGTCATCTATTCTGATTGCCAGTTCGTGGGATGCGAATCCGCCGAACACCACGGAGTGGATAGCGCCGATTCTTGCACAGGCAAGCATGGCAACCACAGCTTCCGGGATCATGGGCATGTAGATGATAACACGGTCACCCTTGCGCACACCTCTTGATTGCAGGGCGCCGGCAAAGAGTGCTACGATATCGCGAAATTCGCGGAAGGAGTACCTTGTTTTAGTACCGGTAACCGGACTGTCGTAGATAATTGCGGTCTGGTTTCCTCTGCCTTCATCAACGTGCCGGTCAAGTGCATTGTAACAGGTATTGGTAATGCCGCCCGAAAACCAGCGATAAAATGGAGGATTGGTATCGTCGAGCACCTTGTTCCATTTTTTGTACCAGTGAAGCTTTTCTGCAGCTTCGCCCCAGAAGATTTCCGGCTCCTGAATGGATTTTTGATAAACGGTATTGAATGAGTGCAGCATACGAGTGATCCCTTGTTAAAAAAAAAGTGTTAATAAAATAAGGGAGGACGGATCAGCAAGAACAGCGGAAAGGGTGGTGTTGAAGCGGAGTGGCATTGATTTTCGCTCGGCTGTTATTTGCACGGCAATTTTGTAAAACTCAATGTTAACAAAAAATACACTTCAGAGCAATGAACAATTGTTCCATCCGCCAGCTGCCGGATTTTCAACACTGAAGGCCGCGGCTCAATCAAGGGGCTTCAACTGCCTGAACAAGGTGAAAAACTCTTCGATGGAGAGCGCTTCTGCCCGAAGTTTAAGGGTAGAGCTCTCAACAGCATCAAGATTGTAGGACTCTTTGAGATTGTTCAGCAGCGTTTTGCGCCGCTGATGAAACGCTGTGCGGACAAACCGGCGGAACCCATCACTCTCTTCAACAGGGCTCTCCTGTTTGGGTTTCATGCTGATGACGGCACTGTCCACTCCCGGTTGCGGGCGAAAGACCTTGCGGCCTACCTTGAAGAGATAGCTGACATCGCAGAATGCCTGCATCTGCACCGCAAGAATGCCATAATCTTTGGTGGATGGACGGGCAACAATTCGCATGGCGACCTCATGCTGCATCATGAGCGTTGCTGAAATGAAGCTCCGGCGGTGCTCCAGAAGCCTGAAAAGAATCGGGCTTGTAATCGAGTAGGGTATGTTGCCGAGAACCCTGAGCGGCTTTTCTTCGGCAAGAAGTTCAAGGTCGGTTTCCAGAAAATCGGCTTCAAGCACCTTGAGTCCGGGGTATTCACTCCTGATAAATGCGGCAAGCTTCGGATCT
Coding sequences:
- the mce gene encoding methylmalonyl-CoA epimerase; this translates as MIKKIDHIAIAVQNLEVSLETFLNVLGCDPKSVTIEEVPSENVRVAFIPVGESKIELLEPMNSEGAIAKFLLKNGDGLHHIALATDDIVKESERLKTVNITPLSEPKEGAGGKKILFLHPKETNRVLLEFAEKGH
- the rsmA gene encoding 16S rRNA (adenine(1518)-N(6)/adenine(1519)-N(6))-dimethyltransferase RsmA gives rise to the protein MIKVEYKHTEIAAKKKLGQNFLTDRNITRKIVASSGAAADDNILEIGPGFGALTREIIAICPTFTVVEKDPKLAAFIRSEYPGLKVLEADFLETDLELLAEEKPLRVLGNIPYSITSPILFRLLEHRRSFISATLMMQHEVAMRIVARPSTKDYGILAVQMQAFCDVSYLFKVGRKVFRPQPGVDSAVISMKPKQESPVEESDGFRRFVRTAFHQRRKTLLNNLKESYNLDAVESSTLKLRAEALSIEEFFTLFRQLKPLD
- a CDS encoding propionyl-CoA synthetase; protein product: MLHSFNTVYQKSIQEPEIFWGEAAEKLHWYKKWNKVLDDTNPPFYRWFSGGITNTCYNALDRHVDEGRGNQTAIIYDSPVTGTKTRYSFREFRDIVALFAGALQSRGVRKGDRVIIYMPMIPEAVVAMLACARIGAIHSVVFGGFASHELAIRIDDCKPKVIISASCGIEHNKIIDYKRLLDFAIELAHFKPEICIIKQRDQLKAELNEERDLTWNQSLLGAEPAQCVPVESSDPLYILYTSGTTGQPKGIVRDHGGHMVALQWSRKNVYNVEPGEVFWAASDVGWVVGHSYIVYAPLLQGCTSLIFEGKPVGTPDPGTFWRIISEHNVSVLFTAPTAFRAIKKEDPNGHYIKNYDLSNFRALFLAGERADPDTVKWAEKMLQVPVIDHWWQTETGWAIAANCQGIEPGPIKYGSASRAVPGYNVQVVNADLEQLQPGQMGDIVIKLPLPPGTMLTLWKADNRFVETYMKEFPGFYQTSDAGFIDEDGYIHIMSRTDDVINVAGHRLSTGAIEGALCEHPDVAESAVIGVHDDLKGQVPLGFLVLKLNVDTPHNQIIKHVIEYVRENIGPVASFKSAIIVNRLPKTRSGKILRSTMRKIANSEEYTMPATIDDPVILDEIRVGLQTIGYAVNSKPVTMDA